Proteins from one Kineococcus mangrovi genomic window:
- a CDS encoding FBP domain-containing protein has product MSSATVDLEHGQLTDEAIRSTMTNCSRGEAHRMRVPGWVHECDPAHEVVGWRDPKAPERGWLLVPLDEAVVGLALRAAPGRGVRATAVCDLCRTTRSPGDVSLFVAARAGEAGRKHDTVGTYACSDLACADNVRVLRATPTLKPDPGLSVSQRQEGLRERAAAFAAKVLATRD; this is encoded by the coding sequence GTGTCCTCCGCAACCGTGGACCTCGAGCACGGTCAGCTGACCGACGAGGCCATCCGCTCCACGATGACGAACTGCTCGCGCGGCGAAGCGCACCGGATGCGCGTGCCGGGCTGGGTGCACGAGTGCGACCCCGCCCACGAGGTCGTCGGCTGGCGCGACCCCAAGGCCCCCGAACGCGGGTGGCTGCTCGTCCCGCTCGACGAGGCCGTCGTGGGCCTGGCGCTGCGCGCGGCGCCCGGCAGGGGGGTGCGGGCCACGGCCGTGTGCGACCTGTGCCGCACGACCCGCTCGCCCGGGGACGTCTCGCTGTTCGTCGCCGCCCGCGCCGGGGAGGCGGGCCGCAAGCACGACACCGTCGGCACGTACGCGTGCTCGGACCTGGCCTGCGCCGACAACGTCCGCGTGCTGCGGGCCACCCCGACGCTCAAGCCGGACCCGGGCCTGAGCGTGTCCCAGCGGCAGGAGGGGCTGCGCGAACGCGCCGCCGCGTTCGCCGCGAAGGTGCTGGCGACGCGGGACTGA
- a CDS encoding I78 family peptidase inhibitor gives MDDFAGLSVSGALERARAQGRPVRVLRPGSEMTSDLRPDRLNLHVDADGELEALSAG, from the coding sequence TTGGACGACTTCGCCGGGCTCTCGGTGAGCGGTGCCCTCGAGAGGGCGCGAGCCCAGGGGCGGCCGGTGCGCGTCCTGCGCCCGGGCTCGGAGATGACCTCGGACCTCCGCCCCGACCGCTTGAACCTGCACGTGGACGCGGACGGTGAGCTGGAGGCGCTGAGCGCGGGCTGA
- a CDS encoding glycoside hydrolase family 6 protein has protein sequence MRRGPLRRAGVLGVAGGLVAALTVGGGAVGETVPRLGLQPLWSDPDSLSHRRLAAHEAAGRTDLADALRPLAQAPTATWFTGDAPRERARALTAAAAAAGELPVLVAYDVPGRDCGSFSAGGAADEDAYLAWVRELAAGIGERPAVVVLEPDAVASAVTGCGTVPVRERLGLLRHAVEVLTALPATHVYVDAGHAGWVQDLPALAAALRAAGIDRAAGFALNVSNFQPTDATVAYGRRLSRLLGGAHFVVDTSRNGAGAPVTTGRDEDWCNPPGRRTGRLPSTLTGVDVVDAWLWVKRPGESDGSCRPGEPAAGEWFEEYALALVGV, from the coding sequence GTGCGACGGGGACCGCTGCGGCGTGCGGGTGTGCTGGGGGTCGCCGGCGGTCTCGTCGCCGCCCTGACCGTGGGCGGGGGCGCCGTGGGGGAGACCGTGCCGCGACTGGGCCTGCAGCCGCTGTGGTCCGACCCGGACTCCCTCTCCCACCGGCGGCTCGCCGCCCACGAGGCGGCGGGCCGCACCGACCTCGCCGACGCGCTGCGGCCGCTGGCGCAGGCGCCGACGGCGACGTGGTTCACCGGGGACGCCCCCCGCGAACGGGCCCGCGCGCTGACGGCGGCCGCCGCCGCGGCGGGCGAGCTGCCCGTCCTCGTCGCCTACGACGTCCCCGGCCGCGACTGCGGGTCCTTCTCGGCCGGCGGGGCCGCCGACGAGGACGCCTACCTGGCGTGGGTCCGGGAACTGGCCGCCGGGATCGGGGAGCGCCCGGCCGTGGTCGTGCTCGAACCGGACGCCGTCGCCTCCGCGGTCACGGGCTGCGGGACGGTCCCGGTCCGGGAGCGGCTGGGGCTGCTGCGCCACGCCGTCGAGGTCCTCACCGCGCTGCCCGCCACCCACGTCTACGTCGACGCGGGCCACGCGGGCTGGGTGCAGGACCTGCCCGCGCTGGCGGCCGCGCTGCGGGCGGCGGGGATCGACCGGGCCGCCGGCTTCGCCCTCAACGTCTCGAACTTCCAGCCCACGGACGCCACCGTCGCCTACGGCCGCAGGCTGTCCCGCCTCCTGGGCGGGGCGCACTTCGTCGTCGACACGAGCCGCAACGGGGCGGGCGCGCCGGTCACCACGGGCCGGGACGAGGACTGGTGCAACCCGCCGGGCCGCCGGACCGGGCGGCTGCCCTCGACGCTGACGGGGGTGGACGTCGTCGACGCCTGGCTGTGGGTCAAGCGGCCCGGGGAGTCCGACGGGAGCTGCCGACCGGGTGAACCCGCAGCCGGGGAGTGGTTCGAGGAGTACGCCCTCGCGCTCGTGGGCGTGTAG
- a CDS encoding SpoIIE family protein phosphatase, which translates to MVARLPFGPAVQLRRAYEQVDWSRTSTGHPQSWPRTLRRAMELALETRFALLICWGPDLEMVYNQAYADTIGDKHPAALGRPAREVFPEAWDDLGPLFAQARRGEAVHFEDLPVLLDRHGHLEETFFTFSYSPVRGDDGEIAGVMDIATETTRQVQDHRRLELLTRLGDLASELQPPAELARRALDVLSTAPLDLPEVDLQLPGGPTRLPPPPAVLKPRQVLVEDVEQGRLAWVRIPAALGGDSPGVLAARLSERVPLDAAYRDFVRLVAATVGDALSAAASYEAERRRADLQQWQAQRLAGLVAVAQALPSVETEDDVLKVLGRGAAGLLGADGIVLGLLEDGTLRVRGDEHDPAVGAVGAALRGTAVVSDDGTTGWPLWVGDRVIGALGLSWRRPRELSAEDTDLLTALAASTAQALDRVRATQAERTAAAAVRTMAETLQRSLLTAAPQPQHLETAVRYLPAAEHAQVGGDWHDAFLTAAGAACLVIGDVTGHDQDAAAAMGQVRNLLRGIGYSLEVSPAAALSALDRAMRDLGVGALATGILATVEPLEGSTTWRLRWSNAGHMPPLVVSPDGGVELLRTSPDLLLGLDAGFVRADHVHGLAPGATVLLYTDGLVERRGASLDEGLTWLAETAGRFAGRGPEELCDGVLELVAGHAEDDVAVLAVRVRP; encoded by the coding sequence GTGGTCGCCCGCCTGCCCTTCGGACCCGCGGTGCAGCTGCGCCGCGCCTACGAGCAGGTCGACTGGTCCCGCACCAGCACCGGTCACCCCCAGTCCTGGCCCCGGACGCTGCGCCGGGCGATGGAGCTGGCGCTGGAGACCCGGTTCGCCCTGCTCATCTGCTGGGGCCCGGACCTGGAGATGGTCTACAACCAGGCCTACGCCGACACGATCGGGGACAAGCACCCCGCCGCCCTCGGCCGGCCCGCGCGCGAGGTCTTCCCCGAGGCGTGGGACGACCTGGGGCCCCTGTTCGCCCAGGCCCGGCGGGGCGAGGCCGTCCACTTCGAGGACCTGCCGGTCCTGCTGGACCGCCACGGGCACCTCGAGGAGACCTTCTTCACCTTCTCCTACTCCCCGGTGCGCGGCGACGACGGCGAGATCGCGGGCGTCATGGACATCGCCACCGAGACCACCCGCCAGGTCCAGGACCACCGGCGCCTGGAACTGCTCACCCGCCTCGGCGACCTGGCCTCGGAGCTGCAGCCCCCGGCCGAGCTGGCCCGCAGGGCCCTGGACGTGCTGTCCACCGCCCCCCTGGACCTGCCGGAGGTGGACCTGCAGCTGCCCGGCGGACCCACCCGCCTGCCCCCGCCGCCCGCCGTCCTGAAGCCCCGCCAGGTGCTCGTCGAGGACGTCGAGCAGGGCCGGCTGGCCTGGGTGCGCATCCCCGCCGCCCTCGGCGGGGACTCCCCGGGGGTCCTGGCGGCCCGGCTCAGCGAGCGGGTGCCCCTCGACGCGGCCTACCGCGACTTCGTGCGCCTCGTGGCCGCCACCGTCGGCGACGCGTTGTCGGCCGCGGCCTCCTACGAGGCCGAGCGGCGCCGCGCCGACCTGCAGCAGTGGCAGGCGCAACGGCTGGCCGGGCTCGTCGCCGTCGCCCAGGCCCTGCCCTCGGTCGAGACCGAGGACGACGTCCTGAAGGTCCTCGGCCGCGGGGCGGCGGGGCTGCTGGGGGCCGACGGCATCGTGCTGGGTCTGCTGGAGGACGGGACGCTGCGGGTGCGCGGGGACGAGCACGACCCCGCCGTCGGCGCCGTGGGGGCGGCCCTGCGCGGGACCGCGGTCGTCTCCGACGACGGGACCACGGGCTGGCCCCTGTGGGTGGGGGACCGCGTCATCGGCGCGCTGGGCCTGTCCTGGCGGCGGCCGCGGGAGCTGTCGGCCGAGGACACCGACCTGCTCACGGCCCTGGCCGCCTCGACGGCCCAGGCGCTGGACCGGGTGCGGGCCACGCAGGCCGAGCGCACCGCCGCCGCAGCGGTCCGGACGATGGCCGAGACGTTGCAGCGCAGCCTGCTGACGGCCGCGCCGCAGCCGCAGCACCTGGAGACCGCGGTCCGCTACCTGCCCGCGGCCGAGCACGCCCAGGTCGGCGGCGACTGGCACGACGCGTTCCTCACCGCGGCCGGGGCCGCCTGCCTCGTCATCGGCGACGTCACCGGTCACGACCAGGACGCCGCGGCGGCCATGGGGCAGGTCCGCAACCTGCTGCGGGGCATCGGCTACTCCCTGGAGGTCTCCCCGGCCGCCGCGCTGTCGGCGCTGGACCGGGCCATGCGCGACCTCGGGGTGGGGGCGCTGGCGACGGGGATCCTGGCCACCGTCGAACCCCTGGAGGGTTCGACGACCTGGCGGTTGCGCTGGTCCAACGCCGGGCACATGCCCCCGCTCGTCGTCAGCCCGGACGGCGGCGTCGAGCTGCTGCGCACCAGCCCCGACCTGCTGCTCGGGCTCGACGCCGGGTTCGTGCGCGCCGACCACGTGCACGGCCTGGCACCGGGGGCGACGGTGCTGCTCTACACGGACGGTCTCGTGGAACGGCGCGGCGCGTCCCTCGACGAGGGGCTGACGTGGCTGGCCGAGACGGCGGGCCGGTTCGCGGGCCGGGGACCGGAGGAGCTGTGCGACGGCGTCCTGGAGCTCGTCGCCGGTCACGCCGAGGACGACGTCGCGGTCCTCGCGGTGCGCGTCCGGCCCTGA
- the soxR gene encoding redox-sensitive transcriptional activator SoxR — protein MSDLLSIGTVAARAGVSVAALRYYEERGLVTAVRDAGGRRRFPRHVLRRLAVVAAGQRVGLSLADIGEALATLPADRPPTAREWARVGRRWQQLLDARIRELEGLRTSLTGCIGCGCLSLTRCTLVNPHDEAAEEGSGSRWLRAATASGDGER, from the coding sequence GTGAGCGACCTGTTGAGCATCGGGACCGTCGCCGCGCGGGCCGGGGTCTCCGTCGCGGCGCTGCGCTACTACGAGGAGCGCGGCCTGGTCACGGCCGTCCGGGACGCGGGCGGGCGCCGCCGCTTCCCCCGGCACGTCCTGCGCCGGCTCGCCGTCGTCGCGGCCGGTCAGCGCGTGGGGCTGTCGCTGGCCGACATCGGGGAGGCGCTGGCTACCCTGCCCGCCGACCGTCCCCCCACGGCCCGGGAGTGGGCGCGCGTCGGGCGCCGGTGGCAGCAGCTGCTCGACGCCCGCATCCGGGAGCTGGAGGGGCTGCGCACCTCCCTGACGGGCTGCATCGGCTGCGGCTGCCTCTCGCTGACCCGCTGCACCCTGGTCAACCCCCACGACGAGGCGGCGGAGGAGGGCAGCGGGTCCCGGTGGCTGCGCGCGGCGACCGCGAGCGGCGACGGCGAGCGGTGA